The nucleotide sequence GGGCAGCACGTGGGTATGGTAGTGTTCCACGAGGCTGCCCACACTCACAAACAGGACCTCGCCCTCCAGGTAGAATTTAGAGTcctggaaaggagagagagaggtagggttGGGGAACAGGGGTCTCCTGTGACACAGGGTGCTCAGCAACAAGGATGACAGTCAGGCAGGCTCCTAGACGTCCTGTGTCACTTCTGCGCCTGCAGCCTCCTGTcccacccagggccctgggacggGGCCGGCCTGCCCACCTTCTCAAAGATGCGGTAGTTCCTCACTTTGTTGGAACTTTCATCCCACACAACCAGAACCTGCAGGGAAAGAAGCAACAGATGGATGGGTAGGCAGAGGCTTCGCAGCTGGTCCTGGGGCTCTTACGGTAACCTAGGGAGGAACACCGACAGTAGGGTCGAAATGGGCAGTCCCCTGCTCTCTGAGGAGACTCGAGTAACAGCAGCAGGTACCTGGCTCACCCTAGGACCATTTTTGACATACATGGGAGAACAGGGGGTGCCTCActggctctgttggtagagcgtgcaactcttgatcttggggtcgtggatttatttttttaatttttttgcagtGGTCATGGATTTGCCCCCCACTGTtaggcacagagcttacttaaatcaataaatacataaataataccaaaaaaaaaaaaaagtgaggctcAGTGAAATCATGCAATTCACCCTCGGAGGAGCGGAGGCACAGCTAGCCGACTCTTGCAATTCTCCTGCCCCAAGAGCCTCCCCTTCAAAGCACATGAAAAACCCGAGCCCCATTAGAGTTCTGGGAGCCCCCCCCTGCACTTCCCTCCCATCTCCCGCCTGTGCTGGGAGGCCAGCCACCATCACCCTCAGTGTGCAGACTGTGTTCAGTTCCTGACAACAGACAGGGCAGGGACTGCTGGGCAGAGACCCCAAAGACAGGAGTGCTTGAGGCGCCCAGGTTGGGGAAGTGATGTCTATACCACAAAGTGCTCTGCTGGCTGTCAGCCAGGGTGTGTGGAGAGCCAGGGGAGCCCAGCACAATGCAGCAGTCCCCCTAGGGCCTGGGCTCAGCAGGGTGACTGTTGGGGCACTTACCTTCCCTGACTTGGTAGAGGAGTTCCGGATGCAGTAGAGTCCATCCTGGGGCTCTCCCTGGGGGCTTGTGGCTTTGAACAGCCTAAAAAAAGACAGGTGCGTCAGCAAATGGACTGTCCTCAGAGACAGTCTCTCAGGGACCCGCCAGCCCCACTCCTCAGTGTGGGTTTCAGTCTTCTCACTATTCTGCAACACAGGTTCCAAGAGCAGCAGGCTACAGGAGGGCTGGCCTGTGCCGGGCCTGGGCTGATGGCACTGCGCACTCAGGGCCATGTACCTGTGCTGGCAACTGCTCAGCACCGAGGCAAGTGAGGggaacagaaagaaatgcagGGAGCCTAGTGTCTGCAAAAACAAGGATTTGGAAAAAGAAGGGCTTGGTGCTAACCTTTCCACTTCACAGGATTCCGTGGTATTGATAAACACAGAGCTGGGCAGCGGCACCTGGAGAGGCCAGTGGTGGTCAAGGtcagaatcaagagtcaggtggTGCTTGCAGTCAGCCCCTGCCACACCCCCAAAAGGCTGCCAACTTGTGCCCAGATCTGGGGCTCTGCACCAtgctcctgccctccccaacTCCAGCGACCTGGGGCTCCTTCTCAAGATACCCAGTGAGGGGTTGCCCTGGCCAGCAGCTCTCTCTCGGCCGCCCACCATGGCTGCGATCTGGGCCCCACCTTCTCATAATCCTCATCAGAGTCCTCCCCACCAGCGTTGTCGGCCTTTGAGGGTCGTCGGGGTTTTTCAAAGGAGAAGCTCCTGAAACTCTGCCCATCAGGGGGTGACCTCCTGGGAGGGGAGCAAGGAGAGGAAGGCACATCACTGTCACCTGCCCCCCCTCCACCGcaccctccactccccacccccatgcaccctgatggttgtcagaggccCATGACAGGCCCTTGTTGACTGCCCTGGGGCAACAGGAATCGCCTGAGGCCTGGAGGCCTAAACTGGGCTCTGGGCTGCCGAGGACACTGGCAAGAGGGGCCCTGGGGGCCTGAACTCTGATGTCCTCACACCAGAGACAGGTGTTCTGGATGCTGTGGGAGAAGGCCCCAGGCTGGAGGAGGTGGGGCGGCTTGGCTCTGGCTGGAGCGCCTCTGCAGCtgaccagctctgtgaccttggccacatcatgCCCCTCCCAGAGCCACAGAAAATGGATGAATATGAGTGGACGGAGCCCACAGGACACGTCCCACACATGCGGTCAGGTGGTCCAAAGTCTCCAAGGTTTCAAGGAGGATTCAAAGAGGCCACTCTGGGCTGTGGGCTGCTGGGCTGTGGATGATCGGCCGTGGTACAGCCACGAAGCACTTGGCAAACTGACCTAGTCTGCGCCACTGTGGCCCCTCATGAAATGGAACCATAATATGGCACCCTCCCATGGACAACAGAGCTAATGGAGTCCTAGGAAGAAGGGTGCCAGGGTCAATGGTGTTCAGGGAGTACTGCGTAAGCACACCCACTCAAGGCTCGCCCCTGTAGCTCTCAGAACCTTCATGGTTGGGGGCCCCAGACATTGCTGACGACAGGCTGCTGGCATGAATGACACTctgagcatgggggtgggggggaacacaCCAGTCCCCCAACACCACCCAGCAATAAAGAAGAAAGTGTTTTGAGCAGACCTCACAGGTGAGTCACCAACATACTCCACATTCTGGCAAATTCCCAATCAGGAAGAGCACAaaggcagccttggtggctcaagAGCCCCAGGCAGGGTTGGGAAGGAGGGTTCTGGATCAGGAAGGCCTGCAGTGGCATACTATTTCCAAGGGGCTCACAGCCCAAACCCCTACCATTCCCTACCATCTATCCCAGAGCCTGCAGTCAGCTCTGACAGCCCCTCCCTAGACCCTGCAGGGGCATCAGATTGCCTAGTACACCCAGAAGAGGCTTATTTCCCCAGAGACGCTCTCGTCCACCCCCCTAGGCAGCATCGGGCTCCAGGCCCACCACCCACTTGGCTGACATTTCTCTAGGGCAAGGGTGGGTCAGGTGCAGGGGAGGCTGCTCAGCCTAAGCCTCCCTGCTCTTGTACTAGGGCTGTCTGGTCCCCGTCATGGACAGGGAATGCCAGAGACGAGGCAGCCAGGGCACCAGCACGAGGATCTGCCAGTTGGGGAGGGGTCCCAGGGGCATGAGCGCCAAATGAACTCACTGGAGATAGGGGAGGGGTGGCTTCTCTGACCTCGGCAGGACTGCTGGCTTGGCTATGGCCTCAGGTGTGGGTAGCTTCAGTCCAGGAGGCCTAGGGGCCACAGAAGGCACGAAGAGTCTGGGCTTGACCACCTCCTCTGAGGGGGCCTCTTCAGCCATCTTTAGGAACCTGGGCTTATTGGCTGGCACCGGTGGAGGCTCGGGTGTCGGCGGCCCCCGGGGGGACAGATGAAAGGACTTCAGCTTGTCACagttcctggaggaggtggtggccATGCTGGCAGAGCTGGAGACAGAGCCAGTCCCGTGGCCAGGCACTCGGGGCTCTGAGCTAGGGCTGGCACTCTCATGGAAACAAGGGGGTTTCCGGAGGCTGGGCACAGGTGGCAGGTGGCCTACTGGGGGGTCACTCATCCTCCGGGGGGCCACAGACACCCTGAGGCCAGCCTCTGGCCGCCTCAGGCCCAGCAGGTCCCTCTTGGAGTCCTCAGAAGTCAGGCTGGCATCAGGGAGGCCACGCTtagggggcgggggtggcagcAGAGGGCTGGGGCCCTTGGAAGCAAAGGAGTGAGCACGGGGCATGTCAGAGAAGGCTGGCTTCCTGGGTGTGGGCACAGGAGGCGGGGGGTAGGCCGGAGGGTGGGTCAGGGTGTCTGCGGAGTAAAGAGACCCAGTCAGTGCACAGGTGTCACCTGCTGGAGGCTGGGCCACCACCACTGACCTGCGCCACCTTCCCTTCCTCAGCCACCCCCTACCAGCAGCCCACACAAGCTCCCTGAGCCATCAGCTTCCCGGaagcagaaatgagagagaagaggcaagGGGACTCTTAGGACTTCGCTTCCGCTGGGGGAAGCTATAATTCCCAGGGACAGAGCTGAGGAGGAAGGATGGGAGCAGGTCGGGAGGTAGAAGGTGGTTGTGTCTGCTGATGTCGCAGGACACACTGAAAGGGTGCCAAGTGCGCTGTTGGGGCACAGGTGTGAGGTTCAGAGGAGAGGTGCTGGCTGGAGTCCCCAGGCTGTCCGTGACACTGGCTGTCCCAGTGACCTGAGGCTGCCGGGAGAGGAGTGAACACGGCCTGAGTCCTGGGGTGGCCTGGCTCGTGCTGATGGCACTGAGTGAGGTGGGAGGGGCCTGGAGCAGAAGGTACCTCTGCAAAGTGCTGCATGTGAGAGTGGGGACACCACTGGAACCCTAATGAGATGttttggggagggaaggaagcctgCTTGGAGTGGGGACTcagaagggtggggaggggggtgggggggccatgTGCAGGAGCACTGGCCCCGGAGGCCAAGAGAGGCCCCTAAGTGTTCATCTCTAGCCACATATGACCGCAGTTCAGGGTGGGACAGATGGACACGAGATGGAGCCATGGGCCTTGTGCTGGGGGGGAAGTTGAGGCACATGGCCCGCAGGTCCTGGTGGTGTCCCCAGAGGGAAGGGGCCAGTAGGAGGGaagggggctgcacctgctgcatTTGACAGGGGAGGTGGGGTTGAATGACAGAAGAACAGGGTGGCTGGGGTAGAAGGACTGTCCCAAGTGCCCAGGACAGTGGAAAGGATTGTGGGATGGCAGGACAGAGACACGGCCCTCCCCCAGCTGACCCTGTGCTTGGCTGTGACACATGTACATGATGCCTGGTACATGGCTGCTCCCTTGCTTGGCCACTGGGTGGGAGTGGGTCAGTACCTGACAGGCTGGCCTGCAGGTGCTCTGGAGAGCCATCAGCCACAGGCGggaggccctgccctggccccacccACTCCTTAGggtccctccttccccactctcAGCCCCCAGGACCACCACTAGCTCAGCATCACACATGCAGCACCCCCACCTCACACATTTGGAAATCACCTCCCCCCTCCGACCCGGGCCAGCTGCAAAGGCAGGAGGACAAGGTGAACAGAGCCAGCCAAAGCATACATCTCTTTTGTTCTGTCCCTCCTAAAACCTGGGCCacgacagggaaactgaggccaccCAGAGCAGTAGTCAGGCTGGCACTCCCAGCCTGGGAGGGGCCCTACCTGGGTTCCACCCCCAGGAGCCTACCAGGCTCACAAGTTGCCCACCTACCCTCGGGCTCCACAGGCTCCGGGGAGTCAGGCTCCATGTATGAGTCGTCTTCATCCTCATGCTCGTAGTCTGAGGCGGATAGAGGGTCAGACCCCAggcagcccaggcccagctgcaCCCAAGAGTGATGGGGCAGGGGCCCTCAGAACACTGGGAGCCAGGACTCAgggggggcacagggcagggtATGAACCCAGGACCTAGGCTGCCTCTCCTCCTTGGCAGGGGAGGGTATGCagaggtggggggacagggtatGCAGAGACAGGCCTTACCTTCATTGTCTGTGGGGTATGAAGAAAGGCTGATGTCCACAGGTCGCTCGACTGCACCATAGAAGCTGTCCGTGTCTGAGCTAGAGTCACTgaagctggggcaggggtggggcagtgaGCACTGGGTAGGGGTAGCTCCTCTGCACTCACACATACAGATACACATGCACACCCTTGGCTGTgtgacacatgcacacagacacagacacatgcacaaacacgacacacagagacacacaggcataTTCAGAGCTAGACACGAAGTAAGACTCATGCTCAAACAAGCTCCTCATGAGTGATAAAAACAGACCAAGGGACTGGAGGCCTGGTGCCTCCCTGCCACTGCCCTGCCTTGCCAGATGGTGCCAGCCCTCAGGGCTCCCCCAATACCCCACCTACCCTGCCCTGGGGGCTGCCATCAACACTGAACTGAGCTGTTCAGGGTACAGGGCCAGGGAGCTTTGGGGTCAGGCAGGCATCTGTGGCCAAGGCCTCCGTCTCAGCTCCAAAAGGACAGGATGGCTTCTGTTCCTGCCCAGAGGACCTCTGCTGCCTGCTGGGCCTCCTCTCAGTGAGGTCACCGACGCCCAGAGGGACTGAGCCAGTGCCCCAAGGACCCGCTCGCTCCCCTCTCTGTCCCAGGTGGGCCCAGGTGAGCATCAGGGGACTGGGAAGCGAAAGCTCTGAGCTGCTGCAAATGCTGGGCCTCCTACGTGGGCAGGCAGGGTCATGTGGGACCCCTGAGCTGAAACTAccaaggggtgtgtgtgggggcacacacacacgcacaaacacacacacacgcacacagccTGGCTGGCACCTTCTGGGAACACTTCAAGGGAAGGCAGACACGCATGTGAAGCCCAGTTGCCCTGGTgacaccccacccacccctcccatgCGCAGGCACACCTGGTGTCCAGGGACAACTCCTTCTTTTCATGGAAGTGCCCAATCTCCTTCCGCAACAAGGCCATCCAGCTCTGTGGGTCAGGCAGGGTCGTAGTGGGTGTACTGCTGCCTTGGGCAGGGTCTGCCCAGGCTGGTCCACACGAAGGTCAGGGAGATACCCTCATGGGCCCTCGGCCTACTCAGAGCTCCACCCAGGACAGCTTCTGAGTGCGTGGTGTtgctgccaggccctgggcttcaGGAGGAGCACTGAGGCACAGCACCCACCCAGCCCCATGTCCCTGCCACATCCCTTCACTGGCCCTGTCAGCTCCCCACTCCTGAAGGCAGGCTCACCTTGCGCTCATCCTCAGAGGAGGCCGAGAAAAACCACGTGCGGTGCTTCTTGCTGATGTGGACGATTTTGAAGGGGAAGACGTTGTTGGACGTCGTCTCTTCAGCTGCCCGCATCACCCTAGGGACACAGAGTCTGCCATCACCACCCAGTCAGCACCGCCTGGATGGGTCCTGGCACCCAGCACCCACTGTGCCCCAAGGACACGGGCAGGTCTGGATGGTCTGCCCTGCTGATGCTCCAGGACAAAGGCCCTGAtgcttcaggcagagggaaacatgtaggcaaagacaggcaccaaGTGGACAGGGCTCTGGGGTTGGGGAGGTCATCCTGGGAACAGCAGCCTGTGAGGCTCCAATCCGAGGACATGTCACCCTCACTGCTCATCAATGCCACTTTACTCAGATGCCACCTGCCCACCTCAGGCAGGCCTGCCCGTGGGGGCCCTAACACGTCAGCCTCAGCCCTGCCTCTGCTACCCTAAAGCATCCCGGAGAGCATCTGAGGGATGTGACTGACTGTGGCTACTCTCCCAACCAGGCTCGGGGGTTGTAGAGGGATCACAAGTCTACCATGGGGGAGCCCCCATGGCAGGTACCTGGGGCAGGTGTACCCATCTCCTGGGGTAAGGGTGAGCACCCATGGGCTGAGGGTGGTATGTACCGGGAAAGGAAATATCCCTCCCCGGGGGATCCCAGAGCTCTGATCCCCAAATGCCCACTGGCAGCTTCAGCGGTGGCCCGGCTGGCCTGGAGGCCTGGCATGGGGCTAGATGCCTGCGCAAGGCCCCCACTGAGCTTGTGGCCAGGGTATAGGCCAAAGCATTGAGTCACTGTCCTTATaggcaggaggggctgggccctcccagggagttggaggcACAGGCAAATGCCACAGGGCGCCGGGCCGGTAGTAGAACACTAAGATCCAGAGCCCAGAAGTCACTCTTTGTCCTTGCTCTACAGGCCCCTGATGCTGTGGGGTGGGCTCTCACTTGCCAGCATTTCCCCATTCCACCTAGAAGGCTCTGGCTCAGGGCCCACCTGCCCATCAGCAGACGGCCACTCATGGATGGCCCCAGCCTGGGAGGCCCTGAAGCCAGGCAGGCCTGAGGCAGGGCCTTGGGGGATAGTAGGTCCCTGGGCCCTTGGAGTGTGGCTGTGATGGAGAGGTGGCTGGGtgagcagggagaagggacaCAGAAGTCACTGAGAGGGGGCCGAGTGGGGATTCTGGAAGGCAAGTAGTCCCAATGCTTGAAGCCTGCTGAGAACAGAACAGCGGAGGCCTGAGGGAGACTATGAGGCAGCCACAGGAGgctgagagcagggggagagagggagaggctggatAGAACCCAAAAGGGTGGAGTGGGAACTGTCTCATGATAGCCTGGACTCTCTGTGGGCAGGCACGAGGGATCTGCTGGGGCCAGTGGGCAGTGGGCACTCACCGGTTATAGCCGCTCAGCGAGAAGGCGCCCTGTGGGGAGGCAGACGTGCTGCTCTTGAAGTAGTAGATGCATCGTTTGTGGATGATGACAAAGCGCAGGGGCCCTGCAGTGTAGTAAGGGCAGAGGGTCCACTCAAGGGGCCACTCACTTCCAGAGGCCCTGGGGGATTTACGGCAGACCTCCTGCCCCTGAACCCCACTACATTGAAGGGCAAGAGCTGGGCTGGTGTGCTGCCCTCTCCCAAGGAGTCCACTGTGGGGCCAAATATAAGCAACCCGTGGCAGGCTGACCAGCCCCCAAGCACCACCCCCAAGCCAGGCCTGGCCCCTCCCAGGGAAGTGGTACACCTTGACCAGCGAGGCTGGCTCAAGGAAGGACAAAGCCAGGCCAGAGGCCATTGCCACCTCTTTCCACCCTAGGATGGCAAAATGAGGGAAGGGGCAAAGAAGCCCAGAGAGTTTGCCAACAAGAGCCACCAGTGTGGAGCTGAATCCCAGGCCAGGCAGTTATACTGAGCACTCCCTGTCCAAAGAGCTCCCTCCTTGGAGGCTCCCTGTCCAAAGAGCAGAGCAAACCATTTGGTGCTACACAGAACCAGGTAGCCCAGCCTGGGGTACCCCAACAAGGCAGCACAGCGCCAGGGAGTCCTTGGTGGAGGACACAGCTGGGACGAAGGCATGGGGAACTCATGCCTGGTcagggggacaggcagggctCTGATGCTCTTCTGCCTTCAATGTCTTGACACCTGGGCATCTCCAGACCTGGGGGCTCCCACTCTCTCCCAACCTACTGTCCTGGGGACCAGAGCCTTGGCCTCATGCAGCTCTGGAAGTCCAGCACCCAGCTGGATCTTGACACAGAGTTCATTGCAGACCAAGTGACCAACCAACTCACTGAACACCCACTGGATAGTGCAAGGCCAGATGTACCAGGCCACTGAACGGCCCCAGCCCCTGATTGCAGACTGAAGCACCCCTGGACTGCAGTCAGCACTGTGCACCAAATGCCCATCCTACCTCCACTTTGCAGTAGCACCCCAAATCATCCCACAGTCCTGGGGAATCAGGAGACTGACCTCAGGTCCCCCGGGGGGTACTGGCCaccagagagggaaggagacctCTGGAGGTTCCACCACATCtgagcagaggctcagagagacagGTTGCTTGCCCACAGAGGCCCAACAGGGCAGTGGGGCAGCAGGCTGGGGCTCAGCTCTGTCCATATATCCTCCTAATATGCTCCCAGCCACCCAGAGGACTCACATCGGAGCAACTGCAGCTGGGTGCCACCCTTCTTGTGCAGGTAGCCAGCTTTGGCCACGCCACCGGGCATGGTTAGCAAGTTCTGGGCACCAATGGCCTTCATCGGGACAGGCCAGTGCATCTCCTCGGCCGCcatgaagctggaaaaaaaagaggaaggagactcacctcagccagggctgggggcatGCAGTGGGAGACACCGCCAAGATCCTGGAGACAGCACAACGGTCAAAGCAGCAAGAGGTGAGGAAACTTCAGAAGGCCCCCGGCTTCCAGGTGGGACCCCAAGGAAAGAAAGGGCCACCTGGGTCCACTTGGTCAGCCCCTGGTCTATTTGGTCACACACCTGGCCACACACCTGAGAACAGAGTGTGTCCGCCCCCACTGTCACTGGTCCATCCAGCACACAGCTGCTGAACTCATGTTCCATAGGGGCTAGAGCAGTGAGTGAATTCAAGAAACCACTGGCTCAGGTAAAGTCAGGCCTGAGGCCATAACCATCCCAAGTCTGAATGCCAGGTAAGCCTCTGATGGAGCTGCCAGGGAGGGCTTCCAGGAGGTGACTAGGGTCACAACCTAATGAATACAAAGAGGTACGGGGGTGTGGGCAGGCTATGGCATCCTCTCCATCATCTCTGACCCTCAGTGTGTAAGGGGTGAGGGACATGGCCTCTAAATGCCCCTCTCCACTCCTGCCTGCCCTCAGTCAGCTtctttccatccctttctttttttttaaagattttttttactttatttattcatagagacagagagagagagagagagagagagagaggcagagacacaggcagagggagaagcaggctccatgcagggagcccgacgtgggactcgatcccaggtctccaggatcacgccctgggctgcaggcagcgctaagctaaaccgctgcgccactggggctgccctttccAACCCTTTCTTAAGGCCCTGAGACCAGGAAAGCAGGTAGCCAAGAGTCCCTGGTTCCCATTCTGGCTTAGCTTTCTGAAAGATCCCCAGGCCATAGTTATTGGAGCTGCAAGAGGGAGGATAGAGTGGACACAGCCTGGCACACACGACACCCTTGTCAGCAGTGGCCACAATGACTAGCTGGTGGGTTGATGGTATCCTCTGTCTCTCGGTCACCAGCCCCCAGCCTTGTCCAGCCTTTGCTCATCCTAGCTGTTCTCCCTGAAACATGCCAAGGCGTTGCGCACCCTGACCTCTGGCTGGAATGACCAACCACTACCCCTCCTCACATGGAGAACTCATTTATCCTTCAAGACGCAGGCTGGGAATCCCCTGTCCTGCGAGGCACCTCAATATCCAGTCCTATTCAGGACTTCCCCCAAGCTGGTCCCTCTGAACAGCacaccctcctccctgcctgtgtctgtcctCAATGAATCCAGAGGCCCAGTCCGGGGGGACTCCTGCCGCTGCAGCCCCCTActccccacaacacacacaaagagaacCACAGGGCTGCCGGCAGACCCCCTGCAGACACCGGGCTGCTCGCCGGCCTCTGCGCAGGGCCCGCAGCTGCGCCCCTCGGCTCCGGGCGGACAAGACCAgtcccccgcccggcccccggcccccggcccccagcccccagccccagccgaGCTCGGGCAGACCCCCGCCCGCTGCCCCGGGACAGCGCCCCGCCCGGCCGGCCCACGCCCGCCTTTGTTCCCCCAGGAAGCGGGGCTGGCGCTGCGGGCTCGGTACTCACGGCGTCCACGCGGCGGCCCGCCTTCCCTGCGCGCGGCGACACGGCTccggcccgcgccccccgggGCCCGCCTCCCGGCCGCCCCaccccggccgcccgcgccccgcgcccgccatgccgcgccccccgcccccgcgccccgccccgccgccccttcgccccgccgcgcccccagccccgcggaCCCCGCTCCGCCCCCGGCGGCCCCCGGCTCCTCCCCTCGCGCGCGGGCGGGGCGAGGGCGCGTCAAGTGGGGATCCGGcgctccgcccgccgccccgcgcaaCCCCGCgcggggcctcagtttccccaggggCGGACGTCCGCGAGGCCAGGCTGGCCCAAGCCTGCCAGGCTCCCGGCTGCCTcttggcggggcgggggcgggggtgagggccGCCTGCCGCCCAGGGTTGTGGCCAGGGtcgtggccgtggccgtggccggTGAAGCGGGTCTGGCTGGTCGGCACTGGGGCTCCCGGTGGGTCTCTGGGTCCTCCTGCCCGCTCTCAGGTGGCTTCAGCTTCTGCCACCATGGGCCTCCACCCCCGCATTCCCTGCAGGACTCAGAGGTCCAGTCTGTGGCAGCTCCCACCTCTTGGGTAGATGTGGGCTTCTCTCCTAGGAGACCCCCAGGCTGGCCTAAGGCTGGTGAGGGTCTTGTGGGCCACCCAGACATTCTgctgcctccacctcccacctGCATACAGGCTGCTGGTGAGATGGGCCAGTCCTGGCAGCCAGTAGCTAGAGGACCTTGGGCCCTGCTCCCACCCAGCTGTGCAGAGCACCATGCCCTGGTTTCCCATCCTTCACTTGAGGCTGGCTGTCCATGCCCCTTCCCACTGCAGCAAGAGGCTCTGTCCCACCTGTATGCCTCTGTTCCTAGTGCCCTTGCTAATCCCTCCCCTGGCAGCATACTCTGCCCTCAAGGCCACCGTCCTCCTGCGCCTCCCAGCCATCCTGCCTGGGCAGCCACTCCCACCCTGTCTCAGTTCCCTCCCCTGCGTCCATTCTCTCCCTCCATCATCCTCACTCAGCAGCatgctcccccccacccacacatGCCATTCCCATCACTACTTTTCCAGATCTCCAGGGCCTCTTCCTGTGCACTTGGCCTTTCCAGATCTGGCCCCCATGGATCTTTCTCAGGGGATCTCTTCCTGCCCTCCACCTCCCATGCATCTGTGCCATCCAGACCTTGTGAATCCTAAATCCAAAACCCAGAACTACCAAGCACCACCTCCAGGCTGCAGTTCACAGGTTCCACTGCTTGCAGTTGCAACCACACTAACGCAGCCCCCAAGAGTTGGTTCAAATGAACACCAATCCAACATTGACtcctccaaaaaatagaagagaaaggaactcACTTTctaaggccagcattatcctgacaccaaaaccaaagatatcacaagaaaactacagaccaataacCCTTATGATTATAGACATCAAAATCCTCACcaaggggtgcctgcatggctcagttcatcaaaatactagcaaactgaattcagcaccATGTAAAAAGGCTTCTACACCATGCTAAGTGAGACTTATTCCAGGAATACAAGTGTAACACTTAAAATTCAATGATCGCATACAACATATCAatcaaataaaagataaaaccgCACGATTATCTCagacacagaaaaagtatttgtcaAAATCTGACAATCTTTCATGATAAGAacaacactcaacaaactaggaataggaAAAAACTTCCTCAACATGGTAAAAGTTGtttatgaaaaacccagagccaacatcatactcaaaggtAAAAGACAGCAAGCTTTCCCCTAAAAGTAGGGACAAGGCAAAGACATCTGCTcttgccatttctat is from Canis lupus familiaris isolate Mischka breed German Shepherd chromosome 3, alternate assembly UU_Cfam_GSD_1.0, whole genome shotgun sequence and encodes:
- the SH3BP2 gene encoding SH3 domain-binding protein 2 isoform X1, which produces MASLGLRKPAPSPSTDKRRAMCWVSAISFMAAEEMHWPVPMKAIGAQNLLTMPGGVAKAGYLHKKGGTQLQLLRWPLRFVIIHKRCIYYFKSSTSASPQGAFSLSGYNRVMRAAEETTSNNVFPFKIVHISKKHRTWFFSASSEDERKSWMALLRKEIGHFHEKKELSLDTSFSDSSSDTDSFYGAVERPVDISLSSYPTDNEDYEHEDEDDSYMEPDSPEPVEPEDTLTHPPAYPPPPVPTPRKPAFSDMPRAHSFASKGPSPLLPPPPPKRGLPDASLTSEDSKRDLLGLRRPEAGLRVSVAPRRMSDPPVGHLPPVPSLRKPPCFHESASPSSEPRVPGHGTGSVSSSASMATTSSRNCDKLKSFHLSPRGPPTPEPPPVPANKPRFLKMAEEAPSEEVVKPRLFVPSVAPRPPGLKLPTPEAIAKPAVLPRSEKPPLPYLQRSPPDGQSFRSFSFEKPRRPSKADNAGGEDSDEDYEKVPLPSSVFINTTESCEVERLFKATSPQGEPQDGLYCIRNSSTKSGKVLVVWDESSNKVRNYRIFEKDSKFYLEGEVLFVSVGSLVEHYHTHVLPSHQSLLLQRPYGYTRPR
- the SH3BP2 gene encoding SH3 domain-binding protein 2 isoform X4, which codes for MSARAGWPCCGRRLGTSMKRRSCPWTPASVTLAQTRTASMVQSSDLWTSAFLHTPQTMKLGLGCLGSDPLSASDYEHEDEDDSYMEPDSPEPVEPEDTLTHPPAYPPPPVPTPRKPAFSDMPRAHSFASKGPSPLLPPPPPKRGLPDASLTSEDSKRDLLGLRRPEAGLRVSVAPRRMSDPPVGHLPPVPSLRKPPCFHESASPSSEPRVPGHGTGSVSSSASMATTSSRNCDKLKSFHLSPRGPPTPEPPPVPANKPRFLKMAEEAPSEEVVKPRLFVPSVAPRPPGLKLPTPEAIAKPAVLPRSEKPPLPYLQRSPPDGQSFRSFSFEKPRRPSKADNAGGEDSDEDYEKVPLPSSVFINTTESCEVERLFKATSPQGEPQDGLYCIRNSSTKSGKVLVVWDESSNKVRNYRIFEKDSKFYLEGEVLFVSVGSLVEHYHTHVLPSHQSLLLQRPYGYTRPR
- the SH3BP2 gene encoding SH3 domain-binding protein 2 isoform X3, with translation MRAAEETTSNNVFPFKIVHISKKHRTWFFSASSEDERKSWMALLRKEIGHFHEKKELSLDTSFSDSSSDTDSFYGAVERPVDISLSSYPTDNEDYEHEDEDDSYMEPDSPEPVEPEDTLTHPPAYPPPPVPTPRKPAFSDMPRAHSFASKGPSPLLPPPPPKRGLPDASLTSEDSKRDLLGLRRPEAGLRVSVAPRRMSDPPVGHLPPVPSLRKPPCFHESASPSSEPRVPGHGTGSVSSSASMATTSSRNCDKLKSFHLSPRGPPTPEPPPVPANKPRFLKMAEEAPSEEVVKPRLFVPSVAPRPPGLKLPTPEAIAKPAVLPRSEKPPLPYLQRSPPDGQSFRSFSFEKPRRPSKADNAGGEDSDEDYEKVPLPSSVFINTTESCEVERLFKATSPQGEPQDGLYCIRNSSTKSGKVLVVWDESSNKVRNYRIFEKDSKFYLEGEVLFVSVGSLVEHYHTHVLPSHQSLLLQRPYGYTRPR
- the SH3BP2 gene encoding SH3 domain-binding protein 2 isoform X2, with translation MAAEEMHWPVPMKAIGAQNLLTMPGGVAKAGYLHKKGGTQLQLLRWPLRFVIIHKRCIYYFKSSTSASPQGAFSLSGYNRVMRAAEETTSNNVFPFKIVHISKKHRTWFFSASSEDERKSWMALLRKEIGHFHEKKELSLDTSFSDSSSDTDSFYGAVERPVDISLSSYPTDNEDYEHEDEDDSYMEPDSPEPVEPEDTLTHPPAYPPPPVPTPRKPAFSDMPRAHSFASKGPSPLLPPPPPKRGLPDASLTSEDSKRDLLGLRRPEAGLRVSVAPRRMSDPPVGHLPPVPSLRKPPCFHESASPSSEPRVPGHGTGSVSSSASMATTSSRNCDKLKSFHLSPRGPPTPEPPPVPANKPRFLKMAEEAPSEEVVKPRLFVPSVAPRPPGLKLPTPEAIAKPAVLPRSEKPPLPYLQRSPPDGQSFRSFSFEKPRRPSKADNAGGEDSDEDYEKVPLPSSVFINTTESCEVERLFKATSPQGEPQDGLYCIRNSSTKSGKVLVVWDESSNKVRNYRIFEKDSKFYLEGEVLFVSVGSLVEHYHTHVLPSHQSLLLQRPYGYTRPR